Proteins encoded together in one Bacteroidales bacterium window:
- a CDS encoding tryptophanase encodes MQLPYAEPYRIKMTEQIYRSTQKEREQWIKDANYNLFNLRSNQVYIDLLTDSGTGAMSDKQWSAMMLGDESYAGASSYYKMKDAIKNIFGFEYFLPTHQGRAAENVLFSAMVKEGDVVPGNSHFDTTKGHIEFRKAKAIDCTIDEAFDTTLNYPFKGNLDLNKLEAVLKKYPKEKIPLIIVTITNNSSGGQPVSLQNMKDVKKLADKYDIPVFYDSARFAENAYFIKLREDEYKNKTIKEIVKEMYYYADGMTMSSKKDAIVNMGGFIAMRSKELFTKASVFNIMFEGYITYGGMSGRDMNALAQGLDEGTEFEVLEARIKQVEYLGNKLIEAGIPIQQPIGGHAVFIDAKRFLPQIKKEEYIAQTVAVELYIVGGIRGVEIGTILADRDPVTRENRYPDLELVRLAIPRRTYTNSHMDYVAAVCKKIFDTRHEAKHGLKILEEASIMRHFTVKLDKIK; translated from the coding sequence ATGCAATTACCTTATGCAGAACCCTATAGAATAAAAATGACGGAGCAAATTTACCGAAGCACACAAAAAGAGCGTGAGCAATGGATTAAAGATGCAAACTATAACCTTTTCAATTTAAGAAGTAATCAAGTTTATATTGATTTATTAACTGATTCCGGAACAGGAGCAATGTCTGATAAACAATGGTCGGCAATGATGCTGGGAGATGAAAGCTATGCAGGAGCATCATCGTATTATAAAATGAAAGACGCAATTAAAAACATTTTCGGTTTTGAATATTTTCTGCCTACGCACCAAGGCAGAGCAGCAGAGAATGTATTATTTTCGGCAATGGTAAAAGAAGGCGATGTCGTTCCCGGAAATTCACATTTTGATACAACAAAAGGGCATATCGAATTCAGAAAAGCAAAGGCAATTGATTGCACGATAGATGAAGCTTTTGATACAACATTAAATTATCCCTTCAAGGGGAATTTGGATTTAAACAAGTTAGAAGCAGTTCTGAAAAAATACCCGAAAGAAAAAATACCCTTAATTATTGTAACAATTACAAATAATTCATCAGGCGGGCAACCTGTTTCTTTGCAAAATATGAAAGACGTTAAAAAACTTGCAGATAAATACGATATTCCGGTATTTTATGATTCTGCACGATTTGCGGAAAATGCATATTTCATTAAACTGCGTGAAGATGAATATAAGAATAAAACAATTAAAGAAATTGTAAAAGAAATGTATTACTATGCCGACGGAATGACCATGAGCAGTAAAAAAGATGCAATTGTTAATATGGGCGGTTTTATTGCAATGCGAAGTAAAGAATTGTTTACAAAAGCATCTGTTTTTAATATTATGTTTGAAGGTTATATTACTTACGGCGGTATGTCAGGAAGAGATATGAACGCATTAGCACAAGGGTTAGATGAAGGAACTGAATTTGAAGTTTTGGAAGCAAGAATAAAACAAGTTGAATATCTCGGGAATAAACTTATTGAAGCAGGTATTCCGATTCAGCAACCGATAGGCGGACATGCAGTTTTTATAGATGCAAAACGTTTCTTGCCGCAAATTAAAAAAGAAGAATACATTGCTCAAACTGTTGCAGTTGAGTTATATATCGTAGGCGGAATAAGAGGAGTTGAAATAGGAACTATTTTAGCTGACAGAGACCCGGTTACACGTGAAAATCGTTATCCGGATTTGGAACTCGTAAGACTTGCAATTCCCAGAAGAACATATACAAACAGCCATATGGATTATGTTGCGGCAGTTT
- a CDS encoding ankyrin repeat domain-containing protein, translated as MKKAKNLLTIFILTTTLLNVSYSQTDSLNKELFKTPYRYYYNRYYNYANVVDLIKKGADINAKNKNGNTLLHLAVNYNNLDLAKLLCFNNANINIENNKGETAIDISEKKYNKSIFNFLKDIKYDIYFYAKYGTFDELKDAINKNIYKINKPDKLGYTVLDYAVCRKKDGIKIVNFLTEKGVDLNFNYINVLDIAILNDNFEIARHYSSPDSLKKHIRPINVAIGEHNFEMVKLLVEKGTDINKKDYLDYLPIFYACRDKEKNKDIIKYLIDKGVNINTENREEKTILHILCSFEYDYAENSYSDIETIKLIIKKGIDIESVDNENKTALHYAAENTEATEALEYLLKKGANQKISDNNGKTPFYYAIKSRNNKAVKLFIEHGADINTKDLSDNTLLHTAVRNNNSFDLVKLLLKKGLDINAENSSSETPLHLASNYKDINTIKLLLEKGAEINARSTNNSTPLINAVKRNNFEIVKILAEADADINVKRYYSGNATEIAVKNNYSNIAKYLINKNADLSNINLIEPIRNNNLGIVKLLILKGVDVNKPDENKNVPIIIASSEGNKEIIELLIKAGANLNVADNNYKSPVLAAIINEKLDIVKLLIENGANVKLRNSATTPLHYAAKYKDGYETVKILIENGANINAIDENYKTPLHYALRNENIESAELLKKQLSSKRNENNKNNLFPDCLILNDIIPLDSTYYKSYIYDNDLHNNLHFYCEDFGNVNFNNLYFNKITKGEIKAYSNYKPYLTKFEKNNIYNPALSEKEINEKFGAGLITLYMVDVETGEEYPIEVTAEANLNEIDGIEFYDDWFYNDKDFIFNKNVFSYSPIRHYLPEDYFDEAESRYKKIAFINFEKYNNKKSKKSIKKQAELFKKVKYEFFLYNEDAYLNKNNINPDINFQLSKYEKEEAPFWSSFSKQKIVKSVLNKVLSGKIDAYDFYTGQKLKITDIYERFGANEEIEVWDYDYNTGDEIVIKYKKEIYPDEIKSVIFIEDWYLDKKTLQIVKNVIGIAPVRRYENYEESDIPESEVSIPFVVYFKDVNKNVYDERKITVNTPIDNNTGTLNSFFCFDNYYFEKNINKVDFKKLFIEKTTSGEVKLYQQEIFEDKFGNYTESNYLLYNTIDILKNIGIYNDTIYETNLETDKNIEKIVKREGYGTDSVSVIHSHEKWNFNKENFTFNKEIFAYSPGIRFYRDDDIYFDEPKYKLIGYILNNQSNKPINKMSLFKKVKYEFWTENPMQKEIPVIPEIEKNRPLFWSSYNQSTFKEVIFNSAVKGEINAYNFYSGKKLSSDDLMQNLNLPAYIIEDVDPETGDFIKKTVQDKINPKDINSFIFIENWYVDEKNLSMKKEVVGIAPVIYYSENNKYKKIIPFVVYFDESKRF; from the coding sequence ATGAAGAAAGCAAAAAACCTATTAACTATTTTTATATTGACAACAACCTTGCTTAATGTAAGTTACTCTCAAACAGATAGTTTAAATAAAGAATTATTCAAAACTCCTTATAGATATTATTATAATCGATATTATAACTATGCAAATGTTGTTGATTTAATTAAGAAAGGAGCCGATATTAACGCAAAAAATAAAAACGGTAATACTTTATTACATTTGGCAGTTAACTATAATAATCTTGATTTAGCTAAATTGCTGTGTTTTAATAATGCAAATATTAATATTGAGAATAATAAAGGGGAAACAGCAATTGATATTTCAGAAAAGAAATACAATAAATCTATATTCAATTTTTTGAAAGATATAAAGTATGATATTTATTTTTATGCGAAATACGGAACTTTTGATGAGCTTAAAGATGCAATAAATAAAAATATTTATAAAATAAATAAACCTGACAAATTAGGATATACAGTTTTAGATTATGCCGTTTGTCGAAAAAAAGACGGAATCAAAATTGTTAATTTTTTAACAGAAAAAGGCGTTGACCTTAATTTTAATTATATCAATGTTCTTGATATTGCAATATTGAACGACAACTTTGAAATTGCAAGGCATTACAGCTCTCCCGACTCATTAAAAAAACACATAAGACCGATTAATGTTGCTATAGGAGAACATAACTTTGAAATGGTAAAATTACTTGTTGAAAAAGGAACCGACATTAATAAAAAAGATTATTTAGACTATCTTCCTATTTTTTATGCCTGCAGAGATAAAGAAAAAAATAAAGATATAATTAAATACTTGATTGACAAAGGTGTTAATATTAATACTGAAAACCGGGAAGAAAAAACAATTCTTCATATACTTTGTTCTTTTGAATATGATTATGCAGAAAACAGCTACTCTGATATTGAAACAATAAAATTAATTATTAAAAAGGGAATTGATATTGAGTCTGTTGATAATGAAAACAAAACAGCATTACACTATGCAGCAGAAAATACTGAAGCAACTGAAGCACTTGAATATCTGTTAAAAAAAGGAGCAAATCAGAAAATTTCGGATAATAACGGAAAAACACCTTTTTATTACGCAATTAAAAGCAGAAACAATAAAGCCGTAAAATTATTTATTGAACACGGAGCTGATATTAATACAAAAGATTTATCAGATAATACATTATTGCATACAGCCGTAAGAAACAATAACTCATTTGATTTAGTGAAATTGTTATTAAAAAAAGGTTTAGATATTAATGCTGAGAACTCTTCATCGGAAACACCTTTACATCTTGCATCAAATTATAAAGATATTAATACGATTAAATTATTATTAGAAAAAGGTGCTGAAATTAATGCAAGGAGTACAAATAATTCTACACCTTTAATTAATGCCGTTAAAAGAAATAATTTTGAAATTGTAAAGATTCTTGCAGAAGCCGATGCCGACATTAATGTAAAAAGGTATTATTCAGGCAATGCAACAGAAATTGCCGTAAAAAACAATTATTCAAATATTGCAAAGTATTTAATAAATAAAAATGCAGATTTAAGCAATATAAATCTTATTGAACCCATAAGAAATAATAATCTCGGAATTGTAAAATTATTGATTCTAAAAGGAGTTGACGTTAACAAACCTGACGAAAACAAAAATGTACCCATTATAATTGCTTCAAGCGAAGGTAATAAAGAAATCATTGAACTGTTAATTAAAGCAGGTGCAAATTTGAATGTAGCAGACAATAATTATAAATCACCTGTTTTGGCTGCAATTATCAATGAAAAACTTGATATTGTTAAGCTATTAATCGAAAACGGTGCAAATGTTAAATTAAGAAACTCAGCCACAACACCTTTACATTATGCTGCAAAATACAAAGACGGTTACGAAACTGTGAAAATTTTAATTGAAAACGGTGCAAATATTAACGCAATTGATGAGAACTATAAAACACCTTTACATTATGCTTTAAGAAACGAAAATATTGAATCCGCAGAATTATTAAAAAAACAACTTTCAAGCAAAAGAAACGAAAATAATAAAAATAACTTGTTCCCCGATTGTTTAATCTTAAATGATATAATACCATTAGATTCTACATATTACAAATCATACATATATGATAATGACCTACATAACAACTTGCATTTTTATTGTGAAGATTTCGGAAATGTAAATTTCAATAACTTATATTTTAATAAAATTACAAAAGGAGAAATTAAAGCTTATTCAAATTACAAACCATATTTAACAAAATTTGAAAAAAACAATATCTATAATCCTGCCTTATCTGAGAAAGAAATAAATGAAAAATTCGGAGCAGGATTAATTACATTATACATGGTAGATGTTGAAACCGGAGAAGAATACCCCATTGAAGTTACTGCGGAAGCAAATCTTAATGAGATTGACGGAATTGAATTTTACGATGATTGGTTTTATAATGACAAAGATTTTATTTTTAATAAAAATGTATTCTCATATAGCCCGATAAGGCACTATCTTCCCGAAGATTATTTTGATGAAGCAGAATCAAGATATAAAAAAATTGCATTTATTAATTTTGAAAAATATAATAATAAAAAATCTAAGAAAAGCATAAAAAAACAAGCTGAACTGTTTAAAAAGGTAAAATACGAATTCTTTCTTTATAATGAAGATGCTTATTTAAATAAAAATAATATTAATCCTGATATTAATTTTCAATTATCAAAATATGAAAAAGAAGAAGCACCTTTCTGGTCAAGTTTTTCTAAACAAAAAATAGTAAAATCTGTTTTAAATAAAGTTTTATCGGGAAAAATTGATGCCTATGATTTTTATACCGGACAAAAATTAAAAATTACGGATATATACGAACGTTTTGGTGCAAATGAAGAAATTGAAGTATGGGATTATGATTATAATACCGGTGATGAGATAGTAATTAAATATAAAAAAGAAATTTATCCTGATGAAATAAAATCGGTAATTTTTATTGAAGATTGGTATTTAGATAAAAAAACATTGCAAATTGTAAAAAATGTTATCGGTATTGCTCCCGTCAGGCGTTATGAAAACTATGAAGAATCTGATATTCCCGAGTCAGAAGTTTCAATTCCGTTTGTTGTTTATTTTAAAGATGTAAATAAAAATGTTTATGATGAAAGAAAAATTACCGTAAATACTCCGATTGACAATAACACCGGAACTTTAAACTCATTCTTTTGTTTTGATAACTATTATTTTGAAAAAAATATAAATAAAGTTGATTTCAAAAAACTATTTATTGAAAAAACAACATCAGGCGAAGTAAAATTATATCAACAAGAAATTTTTGAAGATAAATTCGGGAATTATACAGAATCCAATTATCTTTTATACAATACTATTGATATTCTAAAAAATATAGGAATTTATAACGATACAATTTATGAAACAAACCTCGAAACAGATAAAAACATAGAAAAAATAGTAAAACGAGAAGGATACGGAACTGATTCTGTTTCGGTAATTCATTCACATGAAAAATGGAATTTCAATAAAGAAAACTTTACTTTCAATAAAGAAATATTTGCATATTCACCGGGTATAAGATTTTACCGTGATGATGATATTTATTTCGATGAACCGAAATACAAACTAATCGGATATATCCTTAATAATCAAAGCAATAAGCCGATAAATAAAATGAGTTTATTCAAAAAAGTAAAATATGAATTTTGGACAGAAAATCCGATGCAGAAAGAAATTCCCGTAATACCTGAAATTGAAAAAAACAGACCTTTATTTTGGAGCAGTTATAATCAAAGTACATTTAAAGAAGTGATTTTTAATTCTGCCGTAAAAGGCGAAATAAATGCATATAATTTTTACTCAGGTAAAAAATTATCTTCTGATGATTTAATGCAAAATTTAAATTTACCGGCTTATATAATTGAAGATGTTGATCCTGAAACAGGTGATTTTATCAAGAAAACAGTTCAAGACAAAATTAATCCGAAAGATATTAATTCATTTATTTTTATTGAGAATTGGTATGTTGATGAAAAAAATTTAAGTATGAAAAAAGAAGTTGTAGGTATTGCTCCCGTTATTTATTATTCAGAAAATAATAAATATAAAAAGATAATCCCTTTTGTTGTTTATTTTGATGAAAGTAAAAGGTTTTAA
- a CDS encoding TonB-dependent receptor, with protein sequence MKYRLLYLVILFSICSPATFSQNHYTQNIRGKVIDQDSRSSIPGVTVLVAGYNNKFVSVTDSEGIFRIENVPVGRITVQAMFITYNFVELRDIELKSGKELILTIEMVEKVENIEEVIVTANRKDKASNEMATVSARSFTVEETERYAGTWLDPARMAANYAGVMAVGDQRNDIIIRGNSPLGLLWKLEGVSIPNPNHFGTLGTTGGPISILNNNLLDNSDFFTGAFPAEYGNALSGVFDLKLRKGNNENYEFTAQAGMNGLEFGVEGPFSKKSKASFLINYRYSTLAIFDYLDIHFGVSGVPEFQDLSYKINFPTKKAGTFSFFGVGGISTIEVFYEDKKEDDWTFGNNNLNFKFASGMGVSGVSHFYAFDNTSYLKTVVAVSGTMSSARADSATTETETVYYGDNSNEVKYSLTSKYTKKFNAKNTMNIGFNIDVYDVQYEDSVLRPDETYYYLSEVSDEKMMLIGTYSQVKHKFTNDLALTAGVHFIDFTMNGSYSVEPRLGVKWNLNSKQSLSFGAGIHSQLQPRLFYYQRTVINDVDYYTNKNLDFSKSNQAILSYDYLINRNLRVKFEAYYQYLNQIPVEQNSSHFSMINYGTSFFEARTDSLINSGTGENYGIEFTLEKFLSDNYYFLFTSSIFESTYKGSDEVKRNTIYNGNYVFNFLSGYTFKIGNHASLNIDAKTVYAGGKHYIPVDLEKSELAGTKILDYSQAYEPKFDDYFRIDGRIGFKLNSKKFNTEFAFDLQNITNHKNILLQSYDVDTNSVVYDYQLGLFYVFFIRFQF encoded by the coding sequence ATGAAATATAGGCTTCTGTATTTAGTAATATTGTTCTCGATTTGTTCTCCTGCAACTTTTTCTCAAAATCATTATACGCAAAATATAAGAGGAAAAGTTATCGATCAAGATTCTCGAAGTTCAATTCCCGGTGTAACTGTTTTAGTTGCAGGTTATAACAATAAATTTGTTTCCGTTACTGATTCGGAAGGAATATTTCGGATTGAAAATGTACCCGTAGGAAGAATAACAGTTCAAGCAATGTTTATAACTTATAATTTTGTTGAATTAAGAGATATTGAGCTAAAATCGGGGAAAGAACTTATTTTGACAATAGAAATGGTTGAAAAAGTTGAAAATATTGAAGAAGTAATTGTAACTGCAAACAGAAAAGACAAAGCAAGTAACGAAATGGCAACCGTAAGTGCTCGCTCTTTTACGGTTGAGGAAACTGAACGATATGCAGGAACATGGCTTGACCCCGCACGTATGGCTGCAAATTATGCCGGTGTTATGGCAGTAGGCGACCAACGCAATGATATTATAATAAGAGGTAATTCACCCTTAGGTTTATTGTGGAAGTTGGAAGGTGTAAGTATTCCTAACCCCAACCATTTCGGAACTCTCGGTACGACAGGAGGACCTATAAGCATACTGAATAATAATTTATTGGATAATTCTGACTTTTTTACGGGAGCTTTTCCTGCTGAGTACGGCAATGCACTTTCAGGGGTGTTTGATTTGAAATTAAGGAAAGGAAATAATGAAAATTATGAATTTACTGCACAAGCCGGAATGAACGGTTTGGAGTTCGGTGTCGAAGGTCCTTTTTCAAAAAAATCAAAAGCATCTTTTTTAATAAATTACAGATATTCTACATTAGCAATTTTTGATTATTTAGACATCCATTTTGGTGTAAGCGGTGTTCCCGAATTTCAAGATTTATCATATAAAATAAATTTTCCGACAAAAAAAGCAGGTACTTTCTCTTTTTTCGGTGTAGGAGGCATAAGTACTATTGAAGTTTTTTATGAAGATAAAAAAGAAGATGACTGGACTTTCGGAAACAATAATTTAAATTTTAAATTTGCTTCGGGAATGGGTGTAAGCGGCGTATCTCATTTTTATGCATTTGATAATACTTCCTATTTAAAAACTGTTGTTGCAGTTTCCGGAACAATGTCTTCCGCAAGAGCAGATTCTGCAACAACGGAAACCGAAACAGTTTATTACGGAGACAATTCAAATGAAGTTAAATATTCGCTTACTTCAAAATATACGAAAAAGTTTAATGCAAAAAACACAATGAATATCGGTTTCAACATTGATGTATATGATGTTCAATATGAGGACAGTGTTTTAAGACCCGATGAAACTTATTATTACCTGTCGGAAGTAAGTGATGAAAAAATGATGCTGATAGGAACATATTCGCAAGTTAAACATAAATTTACAAATGATTTAGCTTTAACGGCAGGTGTTCACTTTATTGATTTTACAATGAACGGAAGTTATTCTGTTGAGCCGCGTTTAGGTGTTAAATGGAATTTAAATTCAAAACAAAGCCTGAGTTTCGGAGCCGGAATTCACAGCCAATTACAACCTCGATTATTTTATTACCAAAGAACCGTAATAAATGATGTTGATTATTATACTAACAAGAATTTAGATTTTTCAAAAAGCAACCAAGCTATTTTGTCTTATGATTACTTGATTAACAGAAACTTACGTGTTAAGTTTGAAGCGTATTATCAGTATTTGAATCAGATTCCTGTTGAGCAAAATTCTTCACATTTTTCAATGATAAATTACGGAACTTCTTTTTTTGAAGCAAGAACAGACAGTTTAATAAACAGCGGGACAGGAGAAAATTACGGTATTGAATTTACATTAGAAAAATTTTTAAGTGATAATTATTATTTTTTGTTTACATCTTCAATATTTGAATCTACATACAAAGGAAGTGATGAAGTAAAACGTAATACAATTTATAACGGAAATTATGTGTTTAATTTTTTAAGCGGCTATACCTTTAAAATAGGAAATCATGCAAGTTTAAATATTGACGCAAAAACTGTTTATGCCGGAGGTAAGCATTATATTCCGGTTGATTTGGAAAAATCGGAACTTGCAGGTACAAAAATATTGGATTATTCGCAAGCTTATGAACCTAAGTTTGATGATTATTTCAGAATAGACGGAAGAATAGGTTTTAAATTAAACAGTAAGAAATTTAATACTGAATTTGCATTTGATTTGCAAAATATTACAAATCATAAAAATATATTATTGCAATCTTATGATGTTGATACAAATTCTGTTGTTTATGATTATCAATTAGGTTTGTTTTATGTCTTTTTTATAAGGTTTCAATTTTAG
- a CDS encoding helix-turn-helix domain-containing protein: MKAIFLVGAVQAFFLAILLVSKKNKITADYILSVWLIITAIPLFLYFINYESYSYILNNSKSIPTYLMIINIPFLLVQSPFLFIYVNTIIKGTKNFKLSYLLHFIPVLLFFLSFYIVIGFRAEDKMTFNLFDYKYHQLIISFFPFTLILAFFYIIKSYLKIEKYKKTLYKQFSYTENIDFNWLKNLILITSSVWIVLGIFAFMFKKIHTEVNIHDIVLISASIAIFIIGYFGFLKTNVFFNKELLIKKNSIEKKKNVIPDENIEKLIKKVKAFMLEEKPYLESKLSIKQLADMLSIQTYQLSGIINDYLHKNFFDFVNEYRVEEVKKQMQKNKNYTLLAIAYDCGFNSKSSFNRIFKNLSGLTPSEYQKKNKLQ, encoded by the coding sequence ATGAAAGCAATTTTCTTAGTAGGAGCAGTACAGGCATTTTTTCTGGCAATTTTATTAGTTTCAAAAAAGAACAAAATAACTGCTGATTATATTCTTTCTGTTTGGCTTATTATAACAGCAATTCCGCTATTTTTATATTTCATTAACTATGAAAGTTATTCATATATTCTGAATAATTCAAAGAGTATCCCTACTTATTTAATGATTATTAATATTCCTTTCTTACTTGTTCAGAGTCCGTTTTTATTTATTTATGTGAATACAATTATAAAAGGAACAAAGAATTTTAAATTATCTTATTTATTGCATTTTATACCTGTTCTGTTATTTTTTCTAAGCTTCTATATCGTAATTGGTTTTAGGGCAGAAGATAAAATGACATTTAACCTTTTTGATTATAAATACCACCAACTTATTATTTCCTTTTTTCCGTTTACTTTAATTTTGGCATTCTTCTATATTATTAAGTCTTATTTAAAAATTGAAAAATATAAAAAAACACTTTACAAACAATTTTCATATACTGAAAATATTGATTTTAATTGGCTGAAAAACTTAATTTTAATTACATCTTCCGTTTGGATAGTTCTTGGAATTTTTGCATTTATGTTTAAAAAAATACATACCGAAGTTAACATACATGATATTGTATTAATTTCTGCTTCAATTGCAATATTTATAATCGGATATTTCGGCTTTTTAAAAACAAATGTTTTTTTTAACAAAGAACTTCTGATAAAGAAAAACAGTATTGAAAAAAAGAAAAATGTTATTCCCGATGAAAATATTGAAAAATTGATTAAAAAAGTTAAAGCATTTATGCTCGAAGAAAAACCGTATTTAGAAAGTAAATTATCTATTAAACAGTTGGCTGATATGTTATCAATACAAACTTATCAATTGTCCGGTATTATTAATGACTATTTACACAAGAATTTTTTTGATTTTGTAAATGAATACAGAGTAGAAGAAGTTAAAAAGCAAATGCAAAAAAATAAAAATTATACATTATTAGCCATTGCTTATGATTGCGGTTTTAATTCAAAAAGCTCGTTTAATCGAATTTTTAAGAACCTCTCCGGATTGACCCCCTCCGAATATCAAAAAAAGAATAAACTTCAATAG
- the wtpA gene encoding tungstate ABC transporter substrate-binding protein WtpA produces MKYLKKITLVFITTVLILPSCKENNSEKETNKNDKQELIVFHAGSLSVPFKLIAKEFEKENPGVKVLLEADGSRKCARKITDLNKQCDVMASADYTVIDELLIPNFADWNIKFASNEMTIVFNENSRYSKEINANNWYEILLKDDAAFGRSDPNSDPCGYRAVLTSKLAENFYKEEGLSKKILEKDINYIRPKETDLLALLESNTIDYIFLYRSVAQQHGMQYLILPDSVNLKLPELKDYYANVNTKITGKKPGEMITKKGAPMVYGITIPKNAPNPELAKKFVQFVLEKNKGMKIMEENGQPSLIPSKSEIYNKIPESLKKFVKQ; encoded by the coding sequence ATGAAATATCTCAAAAAAATAACACTTGTATTTATTACAACAGTATTAATACTGCCCTCTTGCAAAGAAAATAATTCAGAAAAAGAAACAAACAAAAACGATAAACAAGAACTTATTGTTTTCCATGCCGGCAGTTTGTCTGTTCCGTTTAAACTTATAGCAAAAGAGTTTGAGAAGGAAAATCCCGGGGTTAAAGTTTTGCTTGAAGCAGACGGCAGCCGAAAATGTGCCAGAAAAATCACAGATTTAAATAAACAATGCGATGTAATGGCATCAGCAGATTATACAGTAATTGATGAACTATTAATTCCTAATTTTGCCGATTGGAATATTAAATTTGCAAGCAATGAAATGACAATAGTTTTTAATGAAAATTCGAGATATTCAAAAGAGATTAATGCAAATAATTGGTATGAAATACTTTTAAAAGATGATGCAGCATTCGGTCGTTCAGACCCGAACTCTGACCCTTGCGGTTACAGAGCAGTTTTAACTTCTAAATTAGCAGAAAACTTTTATAAAGAAGAAGGTTTAAGCAAAAAGATATTAGAAAAAGACATTAATTATATTCGACCGAAAGAAACAGACTTATTGGCTTTATTAGAATCAAATACAATTGATTACATTTTTCTTTATCGCTCTGTTGCCCAACAACACGGAATGCAATATCTTATTCTTCCGGATTCTGTTAATTTAAAATTACCTGAATTAAAAGATTATTATGCAAACGTAAACACAAAAATTACCGGCAAAAAACCGGGCGAAATGATTACAAAAAAAGGAGCTCCTATGGTTTACGGAATTACAATTCCTAAAAATGCACCGAACCCCGAGTTAGCTAAAAAGTTTGTTCAATTTGTTTTAGAAAAAAATAAAGGTATGAAAATAATGGAAGAAAACGGACAACCTTCTCTAATACCCTCTAAAAGTGAAATATACAATAAAATACCTGAGTCTTTAAAAAAATTTGTAAAACAATAA